In Chaetodon trifascialis isolate fChaTrf1 chromosome 6, fChaTrf1.hap1, whole genome shotgun sequence, one DNA window encodes the following:
- the LOC139332631 gene encoding uncharacterized protein isoform X2 — MKTVLALLLLISLACHSHALKCHTCVASNEDDCNRQGSTSCPQYADACSTITGPNTVMKSCTYKSFCDKAHGSTSGAKMECCFGDDCNGPHRSRSHGDHHHSGAGALASSPVLLVTALLLRAAFSQL; from the exons ATGAAGACCGTTCTCGCCCTGCTGTTGCTCATCTCTCTGGCCTGCCACA GCCACGCCCTCAAATGTCACACATGCGTGGCGTCCAATGAGGACGACTGCAACCGACAGGGCTCCACCTCCTGCCCTCAGTACGCCGACGCCTGCTCCACCATCACAGGACCCA ACACCGTGATGAAGTCGTGCACATACAAGAGTTTCTGCGACAAGGCTCATGGCAGCACCTCAGGAGCCAAGATGGAATGTTGTTTTGGCGACGACTGCAACGGGCCCCACAGGAGCCGCAGCCACGGGGACCACCACCACAGCGGTGCAGGGGCCCTGGCCTCCAGCCCCGTCCTGCTGGTCACTGCCCTACTGCTGCGTGCGGCCTTCAGTCAGCTGTGA
- the LOC139332631 gene encoding uncharacterized protein isoform X1 — MKTVLALLLLISLACHSALSCSVCKGHALKCHTCVASNEDDCNRQGSTSCPQYADACSTITGPNTVMKSCTYKSFCDKAHGSTSGAKMECCFGDDCNGPHRSRSHGDHHHSGAGALASSPVLLVTALLLRAAFSQL; from the exons ATGAAGACCGTTCTCGCCCTGCTGTTGCTCATCTCTCTGGCCTGCCACA GTGCTCTCTCTTGTTCTGTCTGTAAAGGCCACGCCCTCAAATGTCACACATGCGTGGCGTCCAATGAGGACGACTGCAACCGACAGGGCTCCACCTCCTGCCCTCAGTACGCCGACGCCTGCTCCACCATCACAGGACCCA ACACCGTGATGAAGTCGTGCACATACAAGAGTTTCTGCGACAAGGCTCATGGCAGCACCTCAGGAGCCAAGATGGAATGTTGTTTTGGCGACGACTGCAACGGGCCCCACAGGAGCCGCAGCCACGGGGACCACCACCACAGCGGTGCAGGGGCCCTGGCCTCCAGCCCCGTCCTGCTGGTCACTGCCCTACTGCTGCGTGCGGCCTTCAGTCAGCTGTGA